A genomic stretch from Bacteroidia bacterium includes:
- a CDS encoding glycosyltransferase family 4 protein yields MKILILNYEYPPLGGGAGNITKQLAENFAKQQNNVVVITTGFNDLPETDNHLENLEIIRLNSKRKYLHSSNPIEMLSWMRKSVKYLSVYLKENSFDICLANFSIPGGYVAKQIKNKFKIPYCILSHGHDIPWYYKRQMFVYHLALYFFIKSICKKSLLNFVQTEFMKINIDKFLGKRLVNKNVIISNGVYLTDEVIYDRKDEPFTVIFVGRFVKQKDPLTILKALRRLKKMDISFRLFLIGDGPMRKKMEKFVNKNKLENTIFTGWVSQTEVQKYYQKSHVMVTPSLAEGMSVANMEALSAGVFLIATPVSGNKEMLSCFNNGALIDSGNYNEIANQLQKFYFQQFLPKNLLAQNSALEFVQKYNWQVISEQYIEAFRKCLN; encoded by the coding sequence ATGAAAATTTTAATACTCAATTATGAGTATCCGCCACTTGGTGGTGGAGCCGGAAATATTACAAAACAATTAGCAGAGAACTTTGCAAAACAGCAAAATAATGTTGTTGTTATTACAACAGGGTTTAATGATTTACCAGAAACTGACAACCATTTAGAAAATCTAGAAATTATTCGGTTAAATTCTAAAAGAAAATATTTACATAGCTCAAATCCGATTGAAATGTTATCATGGATGAGAAAATCTGTTAAATATTTATCTGTTTATTTAAAAGAAAACAGCTTCGATATTTGTTTGGCAAATTTTTCTATTCCTGGTGGATATGTGGCAAAACAAATTAAAAACAAATTTAAAATACCTTATTGCATTTTATCTCATGGTCATGATATACCATGGTATTATAAAAGACAAATGTTTGTCTATCATTTAGCATTGTATTTTTTTATTAAGTCAATTTGTAAAAAATCATTATTAAATTTTGTGCAAACAGAATTTATGAAGATTAATATTGATAAGTTCTTAGGTAAACGTTTGGTAAACAAAAATGTAATAATTTCTAATGGTGTTTATTTAACCGATGAAGTTATTTATGACAGGAAAGACGAACCTTTTACTGTCATTTTTGTTGGAAGATTTGTTAAACAAAAAGATCCATTAACAATATTAAAAGCCTTAAGAAGGCTAAAAAAGATGGATATTAGTTTTCGTTTATTTCTTATAGGAGATGGGCCGATGAGAAAGAAAATGGAAAAATTTGTAAATAAAAACAAGTTAGAAAATACAATATTTACAGGTTGGGTTTCGCAAACTGAAGTACAAAAATATTATCAGAAATCGCATGTAATGGTAACTCCCTCGCTTGCAGAAGGAATGTCTGTTGCAAATATGGAAGCTCTCTCGGCTGGCGTATTTTTAATTGCAACACCTGTTAGTGGTAATAAGGAAATGCTTTCGTGCTTTAATAATGGTGCTCTAATCGATTCTGGAAATTATAATGAAATAGCAAACCAACTGCAAAAATTTTATTTCCAGCAATTTTTACCAAAAAATCTTTTAGCTCAAAATTCAGCATTAGAATTTGTTCAAAAATACAACTGGCAAGTAATTAGTGAACAGTATATTGAGGCATTTAGAAAATGTCTAAATTAA